The following coding sequences are from one uncultured Bacteroides sp. window:
- a CDS encoding NigD-like protein — MAKNRIFILGLISIAIFFQSCLKDEETYSLAIGTTKLIEGNRYYFDIDDNEKMLPNDTSSIQDYKAIDGQRAFIYFSLLDKKISGYDYNAKVIHIENILTKNIIPLTEETTDSIGDDRINITNMWLGGEHLNIEFQLMGTLSSQKPHMVNLVQKQMATNNNIDEYLELEFRHNAHNDPPNQLRNGIVSFRLKNINTNNYKGIKIRANTIYDGIKYYTINFTHNPQIIKKNKGILNRQIN; from the coding sequence ATGGCAAAGAATAGAATTTTTATTTTAGGGCTCATTAGCATAGCAATTTTTTTTCAATCCTGCCTCAAAGATGAAGAGACATACTCTTTAGCAATTGGCACTACAAAACTTATAGAAGGAAACAGGTACTATTTTGACATTGACGATAATGAAAAAATGCTACCTAACGATACTAGTAGCATCCAAGATTATAAGGCTATAGATGGACAACGCGCTTTTATCTATTTCAGTTTGCTTGACAAAAAAATATCTGGATACGATTATAATGCAAAAGTTATTCACATAGAGAACATATTAACAAAGAATATAATTCCACTAACAGAAGAAACTACAGATAGCATTGGAGATGATCGCATAAATATTACAAATATGTGGTTAGGAGGTGAACATTTAAACATAGAATTTCAATTAATGGGAACGTTATCGTCCCAAAAGCCTCATATGGTCAATCTGGTTCAGAAGCAAATGGCTACCAATAATAATATAGATGAGTATCTAGAACTTGAATTTCGACACAATGCACACAACGATCCCCCTAATCAATTAAGAAATGGCATCGTATCATTCAGGTTAAAAAATATAAACACTAATAACTATAAAGGAATAAAGATACGCGCAAATACCATTTATGATGGAATAAAGTATTATACGATTAACTTTACCCATAACCCTCAAATTATAAAGAAAAATAAAGGCATACTAAATAGACAAATTAATTAA
- a CDS encoding hydrogen peroxide-inducible genes activator, with translation MTIQQLEYILAVEQFRHFAKAAEYCSITQPTLSAMIQKLEEELGVKLFDRSVQPISPTFIGQKILRQARLVLTQVSHVKEIIAEEQEQLSGIFRLAVLPTIAPYLLPRFFPELIEEHSNLDMRVTEMKTLDIRQALLTDEIDAAIIASAPEEGLFHEETLFYEEFYAYISRKEVLFKHELIRTSDITGERLWLLDEGHCFRDQLVRFCQMEAVKLSQMAYKLGSMETFMHMVESGKGITFVPNLAVLQFNDEQKELVRPFAIPRPTRRIVLVTNKNFIRHKLLNTLKEKIRASVPPEMLQLQVTQVLV, from the coding sequence ATGACAATTCAACAATTAGAATATATTTTAGCAGTAGAACAGTTCCGTCATTTTGCTAAAGCTGCTGAATATTGCAGTATAACGCAACCAACCCTTAGCGCTATGATACAAAAACTGGAAGAGGAATTGGGAGTAAAATTATTCGATCGAAGCGTTCAACCTATTTCTCCTACATTTATAGGTCAAAAAATTCTGCGCCAAGCCCGACTAGTCTTAACGCAAGTATCACACGTGAAGGAAATAATAGCAGAAGAGCAAGAACAGCTTTCCGGCATTTTTCGTTTAGCCGTCTTACCCACAATTGCTCCTTATCTTCTACCTCGCTTCTTTCCTGAATTAATAGAAGAGCATTCCAATTTAGACATGCGCGTAACAGAGATGAAAACACTCGATATCAGGCAAGCCTTGCTAACTGATGAGATAGATGCCGCAATTATAGCTAGTGCCCCAGAAGAGGGTCTCTTTCATGAAGAAACCTTATTTTACGAAGAATTTTATGCCTATATCTCGCGCAAAGAGGTACTATTCAAGCATGAACTAATACGTACATCGGATATTACAGGTGAGCGTCTTTGGTTACTCGACGAAGGGCACTGTTTCAGAGATCAGCTAGTACGTTTCTGCCAAATGGAAGCAGTAAAGCTCTCCCAAATGGCATATAAATTAGGGAGTATGGAAACATTCATGCACATGGTAGAAAGTGGTAAAGGAATAACATTTGTCCCTAATTTAGCAGTATTACAATTTAATGATGAGCAAAAAGAATTAGTTCGCCCATTTGCAATTCCACGCCCCACAAGACGAATAGTACTTGTGACAAACAAAAATTTCATCAGACATAAACTATTAAATACGTTGAAAGAGAAAATTCGAGCAAGCGTTCCTCCAGAAATGTTGCAACTCCAGGTAACTCAAGTTTTAGTATAA
- the rplQ gene encoding 50S ribosomal protein L17, translating into MRHNKKFNHLGRTASHRSAMLSNMACSLIKHKRITTTVAKAKALKKFVEPLITRSKDDTTNSRRIVFSNLQDKYAVTELYKEISTQVGDRQGGYTRIIKLGNRLGDNAEMCFIELVDYNENMKKDVAPKKATRTRRSKKVKEAAEVVDAVEVSQEENQ; encoded by the coding sequence ATGAGACATAATAAGAAATTTAATCATTTAGGTCGTACTGCTTCTCATAGATCTGCTATGTTGTCTAATATGGCATGTTCTTTAATTAAGCATAAGAGAATAACAACGACTGTTGCTAAAGCTAAGGCTCTTAAGAAATTTGTAGAACCTTTGATAACAAGATCAAAAGACGATACTACTAATTCACGTCGTATCGTTTTTAGTAACTTACAAGATAAATATGCTGTTACTGAATTGTATAAAGAGATTTCTACGCAAGTTGGAGATCGCCAAGGAGGATATACGCGCATTATTAAGTTAGGAAATCGTCTTGGAGATAATGCTGAAATGTGTTTCATAGAATTAGTTGATTATAACGAAAATATGAAGAAAGATGTAGCACCTAAGAAAGCAACTCGTACTCGTCGATCCAAAAAAGTTAAAGAAGCAGCTGAAGTAGTGGATGCTGTTGAGGTATCTCAAGAAGAAAATCAATAA
- a CDS encoding DNA-directed RNA polymerase subunit alpha: protein MAILAFQKPDKVLMLEADPKFGKFEFRPLEPGFGITVGNALRRILLSSLEGFAITNIKIEGIEHEFSSVPGVKEDVTNIILNLKQVRFKQIVEEFESEKVSITVENLTEFKAGDIGKYLTGFEVLNPQLVICHLDPKATMQIDLTINKGRGYVPADDNREFCTDVNVIPIDSIYTPIRNVKYLVENFRVEQKTDYEKLILEITTDGSIHPKEALKEAAKILIYHFMLFSDEKITLENADVDGNEEFDEEILHMRQLLKTKLVDMDLSVRALNCLKAADVETLGDLVQFNKTDLLKFRNFGKKSLTELDDLLESLNLSFGTDISKYKLEKE from the coding sequence ATGGCGATATTAGCATTTCAGAAACCTGATAAAGTATTAATGTTGGAAGCGGATCCTAAATTCGGAAAATTTGAGTTTCGTCCTTTGGAGCCTGGTTTTGGAATTACCGTGGGTAATGCATTGCGCCGTATTCTTCTATCTTCATTAGAGGGCTTTGCTATTACTAATATAAAAATAGAGGGGATAGAACATGAGTTCTCTAGTGTTCCTGGAGTCAAAGAAGATGTTACTAACATTATTTTGAATCTTAAACAAGTAAGATTTAAACAAATCGTTGAAGAATTTGAAAGTGAGAAAGTAAGTATTACTGTAGAGAATTTGACTGAATTTAAAGCTGGTGACATTGGTAAATATTTAACAGGATTTGAAGTGTTGAATCCTCAATTGGTAATATGTCATTTGGATCCTAAGGCAACTATGCAAATTGATCTTACTATCAATAAGGGACGTGGATATGTTCCTGCGGATGATAATCGAGAGTTTTGCACAGATGTTAATGTAATTCCTATTGATTCTATTTATACTCCTATTCGTAACGTTAAATATTTGGTTGAAAACTTTCGTGTTGAACAGAAGACGGATTATGAAAAATTGATATTGGAAATAACAACCGACGGTTCTATCCATCCTAAAGAAGCATTGAAAGAAGCTGCTAAAATTCTTATTTATCATTTTATGTTGTTCTCTGATGAAAAGATAACTTTAGAGAACGCAGATGTTGATGGGAATGAAGAATTTGATGAGGAGATCTTGCATATGCGTCAATTGCTGAAAACTAAATTGGTTGACATGGATCTATCTGTTCGTGCCTTGAATTGCTTAAAGGCTGCGGACGTAGAGACTCTTGGGGATTTGGTTCAGTTTAATAAAACTGATTTGTTGAAATTTAGAAATTTTGGAAAAAAATCCCTAACAGAACTTGATGATTTGTTGGAGAGTTTGAATCTATCTTTTGGGACTGATATTTCAAAATACAAATTAGAAAAAGAATAA
- the rpsD gene encoding 30S ribosomal protein S4, with product MARYTGPKSRIARKFGEGIFGADKVLSKKNYPPGQHGNSRKRKTSEYGIQLREKQKAKYTYGVLEKQFRNLFEKAESAKGITGEILLQQLESRLDNVVFRLGIAPTRAAARQLVGHRHITVDGKVVNIPSFAVKPGQLVGVRERSKSLEIILNSLAGFNHSKYAWLEWDETSKVGKLLHIPERTDIPENIKEHLIVELYSK from the coding sequence ATGGCTAGATATACTGGACCAAAATCGAGAATAGCCCGTAAGTTTGGTGAAGGCATTTTTGGAGCTGATAAGGTTTTATCAAAGAAAAACTATCCTCCTGGACAACATGGAAATTCAAGAAAGCGTAAAACTTCTGAGTATGGTATTCAACTTCGTGAAAAACAGAAAGCCAAATATACTTATGGAGTTTTAGAAAAACAGTTTCGTAATTTATTTGAAAAAGCAGAATCTGCAAAAGGAATTACTGGTGAAATTCTTCTTCAGCAACTTGAGTCTCGCTTAGATAATGTAGTTTTTCGTTTAGGTATTGCTCCTACTCGTGCTGCTGCTCGTCAACTTGTGGGACATCGTCACATAACTGTTGATGGAAAGGTCGTTAATATTCCTTCTTTTGCGGTTAAACCTGGTCAATTAGTTGGTGTCCGTGAGAGATCTAAATCTTTGGAAATTATTTTGAATTCTCTTGCAGGTTTTAATCACAGCAAATATGCTTGGTTAGAATGGGATGAGACTTCTAAAGTTGGTAAATTATTACATATTCCAGAGCGTACAGACATTCCTGAGAATATTAAAGAACATTTGATTGTAGAGTTGTATTCTAAATAA
- the rpsK gene encoding 30S ribosomal protein S11: MAKKTVAAKKRNVKVDANGQLHVHSSFNNIIVSLANNEGQIISWSSAGKMGFRGSKKNTPYAAQMAAQDCAKIAFDLGLRKVKAYVKGPGNGRESAIRTIHAAGIEVSEIIDVTPLPHNGCRPPKRRRV, encoded by the coding sequence ATGGCAAAAAAAACAGTTGCAGCAAAAAAGAGAAATGTTAAGGTAGATGCTAATGGACAATTGCATGTTCATTCATCTTTCAACAATATTATTGTTTCTCTTGCTAATAATGAAGGGCAGATAATATCATGGTCATCTGCAGGAAAAATGGGATTTAGAGGTTCTAAGAAGAATACTCCTTATGCAGCACAAATGGCTGCTCAAGATTGTGCAAAAATAGCATTTGACCTTGGATTAAGAAAGGTTAAAGCCTATGTAAAGGGTCCGGGAAATGGACGTGAATCGGCAATTCGTACAATTCATGCTGCCGGCATAGAAGTTTCAGAGATAATAGATGTTACTCCATTACCTCATAATGGTTGTCGTCCTCCCAAAAGACGTAGAGTTTAA
- the rpsM gene encoding 30S ribosomal protein S13: MAIRIVGVDLPQNKRGEVALTYVYGIGRSSSIKILEKAGVDKDLKVKDWTDDQAAMIREIIGAGFKVEGELRSEVQLNIKRLMDIGCYRGVRHRIGLPVRGQSTKNNARTRKGRKKTVANKKKATK; this comes from the coding sequence ATGGCTATAAGAATAGTTGGTGTAGATTTACCTCAGAATAAAAGAGGAGAGGTGGCGTTAACCTATGTATATGGTATAGGACGCAGTAGTTCAATTAAAATTCTTGAGAAAGCAGGTGTGGATAAGGACCTTAAGGTTAAAGACTGGACTGATGATCAAGCTGCTATGATCCGTGAAATTATAGGTGCAGGATTTAAAGTTGAGGGAGAGCTAAGATCGGAGGTTCAGCTGAATATTAAACGCCTTATGGATATTGGTTGTTATAGAGGAGTACGTCATCGTATAGGATTACCTGTTAGAGGACAAAGTACAAAAAATAATGCTCGTACTCGTAAGGGAAGGAAGAAAACAGTTGCTAACAAGAAAAAAGCTACTAAATAA
- the rpmJ gene encoding 50S ribosomal protein L36 produces the protein MKVRASLKKRTPECKIVRRNGCLYIINKKNPKYKQRQG, from the coding sequence ATGAAAGTTAGAGCATCACTAAAGAAGCGTACGCCAGAATGTAAGATAGTAAGACGTAATGGCTGTTTGTATATTATTAATAAGAAAAACCCTAAGTATAAACAGCGTCAGGGATAG
- the infA gene encoding translation initiation factor IF-1 → MAKQSAIEQDGIIVEALSNAMFRVELDNGHEITAHISGKMRMHYIKILPGDKVRVEMSPYDLSKGRIVFRYK, encoded by the coding sequence ATGGCAAAACAATCTGCAATAGAGCAAGATGGGATTATTGTTGAAGCATTGTCTAATGCAATGTTTCGTGTTGAGTTGGATAATGGGCATGAAATAACGGCTCATATTTCTGGCAAGATGAGAATGCATTATATAAAGATTCTGCCAGGAGATAAAGTGAGAGTGGAAATGTCTCCTTACGATTTATCTAAGGGACGAATTGTGTTTAGATATAAATAA
- the secY gene encoding preprotein translocase subunit SecY, whose product MRKAIETLKNIWKVEDLRQRILITVLFVAIYRFGSYVVLPGINPGMLSQLHKQTSEGLLALLNMFSGGAFSNASIFALGIMPYISASIVIQLLGIAVPYFQKLQHEGESGRRKMNQYTRYLTIAILLVQAPSYLLNLKMQAGPSLNASLDWTLFMFTSTIILAAGSMFILWLGERITDKGIGNGISFIILVGIIARLPQSLFQELVSRMSDNGGLIMFLIEIVFLLLVIAAAILLVQGTRKVPVQYAKKVVGNKQYGGARQYIPLKVNAAGVMPIIFAQAIMFIPITFIGFSNVNKGGGILHAFTDHTSFLYNLVFSVMIILFTYFYTAITINPTQMAEDMKRNNGFIPGIKPGKNTAEYIDDIMSRITFPGSFFLALVAIMPAFAGIFGVKAEFAQFFGGTSLLILVGVVLDTLQQIESHLLMRHYDGLLKSGRIKGRVGNGGVTAY is encoded by the coding sequence ATGAGAAAAGCTATTGAAACATTAAAGAATATATGGAAAGTTGAGGATCTGCGACAACGGATTCTCATCACCGTATTGTTTGTTGCAATTTATCGTTTTGGATCCTATGTTGTGCTTCCTGGAATTAATCCTGGTATGTTAAGTCAATTGCACAAACAGACAAGTGAAGGACTTTTGGCCCTATTGAATATGTTTTCAGGAGGAGCCTTCTCTAACGCTTCTATTTTTGCTTTAGGTATTATGCCGTATATTTCAGCTTCCATTGTAATTCAATTGTTAGGGATTGCAGTCCCTTATTTTCAAAAATTGCAACATGAAGGTGAAAGTGGACGAAGAAAGATGAATCAGTATACTCGTTATTTAACGATTGCAATATTATTGGTACAAGCACCTTCATATTTGCTTAATCTTAAAATGCAAGCGGGACCTTCTTTGAATGCTTCATTAGATTGGACATTGTTTATGTTTACTTCTACCATTATTTTGGCTGCTGGGAGTATGTTTATTCTTTGGCTTGGAGAAAGGATTACTGATAAGGGGATTGGCAATGGTATCTCATTCATTATTTTGGTTGGTATTATAGCACGTCTTCCACAATCTCTATTTCAAGAATTAGTTTCACGAATGAGTGATAATGGTGGACTTATTATGTTTTTGATTGAGATTGTTTTTCTACTTTTAGTAATTGCTGCAGCTATTTTATTGGTTCAAGGCACTAGAAAAGTGCCAGTTCAGTATGCTAAGAAAGTTGTAGGTAATAAACAGTATGGCGGTGCAAGGCAATATATTCCTTTAAAAGTAAACGCTGCAGGGGTTATGCCTATTATTTTTGCCCAAGCTATTATGTTTATACCAATAACTTTTATTGGTTTCTCGAATGTAAATAAAGGCGGTGGTATTCTTCATGCTTTTACCGATCATACAAGTTTCTTGTATAATTTAGTTTTTTCTGTAATGATTATATTGTTTACCTATTTTTATACAGCTATAACAATAAATCCAACGCAGATGGCTGAAGATATGAAAAGAAATAATGGTTTTATTCCAGGAATTAAGCCCGGTAAAAATACTGCTGAATATATTGATGATATAATGTCTCGTATAACTTTCCCAGGGTCTTTCTTTTTGGCATTAGTTGCTATTATGCCTGCTTTTGCTGGTATCTTTGGTGTTAAAGCTGAATTTGCCCAATTTTTTGGTGGTACATCTTTATTGATTCTTGTCGGGGTTGTTTTAGACACATTGCAGCAAATAGAAAGCCATTTGCTTATGCGCCATTATGATGGTTTGTTGAAATCTGGTCGAATAAAGGGTCGTGTAGGTAATGGAGGAGTTACTGCATATTAA
- the rplO gene encoding 50S ribosomal protein L15, translating into MDLSNLKPAEGSTKTRKRIGRGAGSGLGGTSTRGHKGAKSRSGYSKKVGFEGGQMPLQRRVPKFGFKNINRVEYKAINLEMVQKLAELKKTDKIGIDDFIEAKFVSTSQLVKILGNGSLTTKLEVEAHAFSKKAILSIEALGGNAVKL; encoded by the coding sequence ATGGATTTAAGTAATTTGAAACCTGCTGAAGGTTCGACTAAAACACGTAAAAGAATTGGCCGTGGTGCGGGCTCAGGATTGGGAGGCACATCGACAAGAGGTCATAAGGGGGCCAAATCTAGATCTGGATATTCAAAGAAGGTTGGTTTTGAAGGTGGTCAAATGCCTCTTCAACGTCGCGTTCCTAAGTTTGGTTTTAAGAATATCAATCGGGTAGAATATAAAGCCATTAATTTAGAAATGGTTCAGAAACTTGCAGAGTTAAAGAAAACAGATAAAATAGGAATTGATGATTTTATAGAAGCTAAGTTTGTGTCAACTTCACAATTGGTAAAAATATTGGGAAATGGCTCTTTGACAACTAAGCTTGAAGTAGAAGCTCATGCTTTCTCAAAGAAAGCAATCCTTTCTATTGAAGCACTAGGTGGAAATGCTGTAAAACTTTAA
- the rpmD gene encoding 50S ribosomal protein L30, translating into MTVVKIKQIKSRIGAPVDQKRTLDALGLRKMNAVVQHECTPSILGMVNKVKHLVTIVE; encoded by the coding sequence ATGACAGTTGTTAAAATTAAGCAAATAAAGAGCCGAATTGGTGCTCCTGTAGATCAAAAGAGAACTTTAGATGCATTAGGTCTTCGTAAGATGAATGCTGTTGTGCAACATGAATGCACGCCTTCTATTTTGGGAATGGTAAATAAAGTTAAGCATTTAGTTACCATTGTTGAGTAA
- the rpsE gene encoding 30S ribosomal protein S5 yields MSVINGKVKIANDLELKDRLVAINRVTKVTKGGRTFSFSAIVVVGNEDGVIGWGLGKAGEVTAAIAKGVESAKKNLIKIPLLKGTVPHEQIAKFGGAEVFIKPASHGTGVVAGGAMRAVLESVGVTDVLAKSKGSSNPHNLVKATILALSEMRDARMVAQNRGVSIEKVFRG; encoded by the coding sequence ATGTCAGTAATTAATGGTAAAGTGAAAATAGCCAATGACTTGGAGTTGAAAGACAGATTAGTTGCTATAAACAGAGTAACTAAGGTGACAAAAGGTGGTAGAACTTTTAGTTTTTCTGCAATTGTTGTTGTCGGAAATGAAGATGGTGTTATTGGATGGGGCTTAGGTAAAGCAGGTGAAGTGACAGCTGCAATTGCTAAAGGAGTTGAGTCTGCTAAGAAAAATTTAATAAAAATACCTTTGTTAAAAGGGACTGTACCTCATGAGCAAATTGCAAAGTTTGGAGGTGCAGAAGTCTTTATTAAGCCAGCTTCTCATGGAACAGGAGTTGTCGCAGGCGGTGCAATGCGTGCGGTTCTTGAAAGTGTTGGTGTTACTGATGTTTTGGCTAAATCTAAGGGATCGTCTAATCCCCATAATTTAGTTAAAGCTACAATTCTTGCTTTGAGTGAAATGCGTGATGCAAGAATGGTTGCCCAGAATAGAGGCGTTAGTATTGAAAAAGTATTTAGAGGATAA
- the rplR gene encoding 50S ribosomal protein L18, translated as MTIKIERRTKIKYRVRNKISGSAERPRLSIFRSNKQIYVQIIDDISGVTLASASSLSLEGKLPKKDQAVKVGDLIAKKAQEAGISTVVFDRNGYLYHGRVKEVADAARNGGLKF; from the coding sequence ATGACAATAAAAATAGAAAGACGGACTAAAATTAAGTACAGAGTACGCAATAAAATATCTGGTTCAGCAGAACGCCCTCGTTTGAGCATCTTCAGAAGTAACAAACAAATTTATGTGCAAATAATAGATGATATTTCTGGCGTTACTTTAGCATCTGCTTCTTCTTTGAGCTTAGAAGGTAAATTACCTAAAAAAGATCAAGCAGTGAAAGTTGGCGATTTAATCGCTAAAAAAGCTCAAGAAGCGGGTATATCAACTGTTGTATTTGATCGTAATGGTTATTTATATCACGGGAGAGTAAAAGAAGTTGCTGATGCAGCTCGTAATGGTGGACTTAAATTTTAA
- the rplF gene encoding 50S ribosomal protein L6 produces the protein MSRIGKLPIRIPQGVTVTLKDDVVTVVGPKGQLSQYVNPLIRVIIESESIVLERQSDDKQERAFHGLYRSLIHNMVVGVSEGYRKELELVGVGYRASNNGNIIDLSLGYTHNIFIELPAEIKVETKAERNKNPLIILESCDKQLLGQVCSKIRSFRKPEPYKGKGIKFVGEEIRRKSGKSAGAK, from the coding sequence ATGTCTAGAATAGGAAAATTACCCATTAGAATACCGCAGGGAGTTACAGTGACTTTAAAGGATGATGTTGTTACGGTTGTTGGACCTAAAGGTCAGTTGTCACAATATGTTAACCCACTTATCCGTGTTATTATAGAGTCAGAATCTATTGTATTGGAACGTCAGAGTGATGATAAGCAAGAACGTGCTTTTCATGGTTTATATCGTTCTTTAATTCACAACATGGTTGTTGGTGTGTCTGAGGGATATAGAAAAGAATTAGAGCTTGTTGGTGTTGGATATCGTGCTTCGAACAATGGTAATATTATAGATTTATCATTGGGTTATACCCATAATATTTTTATTGAACTTCCGGCTGAGATTAAAGTTGAAACTAAAGCTGAAAGAAACAAGAATCCTTTAATTATTTTGGAGTCTTGTGACAAGCAATTATTAGGACAGGTTTGTTCTAAAATACGCTCTTTCCGTAAGCCTGAACCTTATAAAGGTAAGGGTATTAAGTTTGTTGGTGAGGAGATTCGTAGAAAGTCAGGAAAATCAGCTGGTGCTAAGTAA
- the rpsH gene encoding 30S ribosomal protein S8, whose translation MTDPIADYLTRLRNAVAAKHRIVDVPASNLKKEITKILFEKGYILNYKFVDDGPQGTIKVALKYDSVNKISAIKKLVRVSSPGLRKYTGYKDMPRVINGLGIAIISTSKGVMTNKEAADLKIGGEVLCYVY comes from the coding sequence ATGACAGATCCAATTGCAGATTATTTGACGAGGCTACGAAATGCCGTTGCTGCGAAACATAGAATTGTAGATGTTCCAGCCTCAAATCTGAAGAAAGAAATTACTAAAATCCTTTTTGAAAAAGGTTACATTCTTAATTATAAGTTTGTAGATGATGGTCCACAAGGCACTATAAAAGTTGCTTTGAAATATGATTCTGTGAATAAAATTAGTGCAATCAAAAAACTTGTGAGAGTATCTTCTCCTGGTTTGAGAAAATATACTGGTTATAAGGATATGCCACGTGTTATTAATGGTTTGGGTATTGCTATAATATCTACTTCCAAAGGGGTAATGACAAACAAAGAAGCTGCTGATTTAAAAATTGGCGGTGAGGTGTTGTGTTATGTATATTAA
- the rpsN gene encoding 30S ribosomal protein S14: MAKESMKAREVKRAKLVEKYAERRAQLKKEGNFEALQALPKNSSPVRMHNRCRLTGRPKGYIRQFGISRIQFREMASNGLIPGVKKASW, from the coding sequence ATGGCAAAAGAATCGATGAAAGCGCGTGAAGTAAAGCGTGCAAAGTTAGTAGAAAAGTATGCCGAGAGAAGAGCTCAGTTGAAGAAAGAAGGGAATTTTGAAGCTTTGCAGGCTTTACCAAAGAATTCTTCACCTGTGAGAATGCACAATCGTTGCAGATTAACTGGACGACCAAAAGGTTATATTCGCCAATTTGGAATATCTAGAATACAATTTCGCGAAATGGCATCTAATGGGCTTATTCCAGGTGTTAAAAAAGCGAGTTGGTAA
- the rplE gene encoding 50S ribosomal protein L5: MDTASLKKEYVERIAPTLKSQFQYSSTMQIPVLKKIVINQGLGMAVADKKIIEVAINEISAITGQKAVATISRKDIANFKLRKKMPIGVMVTLRRERMYEFLEKLVRVALPRIRDFKGIETKFDGRGNYTLGIQEQIIFPEINIDSITRILGMNITFVTSATTDEEGYALLKEFGLPFKNAKKD; encoded by the coding sequence ATGGATACTGCTAGCCTAAAAAAGGAATATGTAGAGAGGATTGCCCCTACATTAAAATCACAATTTCAGTATTCCTCAACAATGCAAATACCTGTGCTTAAGAAGATTGTCATTAATCAGGGTTTAGGTATGGCTGTTGCGGATAAGAAAATTATAGAAGTTGCAATTAATGAAATTTCGGCTATTACTGGTCAAAAAGCAGTTGCCACTATCTCTAGGAAAGATATAGCTAATTTTAAACTACGTAAAAAAATGCCTATTGGTGTGATGGTTACATTGCGTAGAGAAAGAATGTATGAATTCTTGGAAAAATTAGTTCGTGTTGCTTTACCTCGTATTAGAGATTTTAAAGGTATCGAAACAAAATTTGATGGACGTGGAAACTATACTTTAGGTATTCAAGAACAGATTATTTTTCCGGAAATTAATATAGATAGTATTACTCGAATTTTAGGAATGAACATTACTTTTGTTACTTCTGCTACAACGGATGAGGAGGGTTATGCTCTTTTGAAAGAATTTGGTTTACCATTTAAGAATGCAAAAAAAGATTGA
- the rplX gene encoding 50S ribosomal protein L24: MNKLHIKKGDVVYVNSGEDRGKTGKVLKVFVKKGRAIVEGINMVSKSTKPSSQTPQGGIVKQEASIHLSNLNLIDPKTGKATRIGRKIGSDGTLVRYSKKTGEEIK; encoded by the coding sequence ATGAACAAGTTACATATAAAGAAAGGCGATGTAGTCTACGTAAATTCCGGTGAGGATAGAGGGAAAACTGGTAAGGTGTTGAAAGTCTTTGTTAAGAAAGGGCGTGCAATCGTAGAAGGTATTAATATGGTATCAAAAAGTACAAAGCCTAGTTCTCAAACCCCTCAAGGTGGTATTGTTAAACAAGAAGCGTCCATTCATTTGTCTAATTTGAATCTTATTGATCCGAAAACAGGCAAGGCGACTCGTATTGGAAGAAAAATAGGTTCCGACGGAACTTTAGTGCGTTACTCTAAAAAAACAGGAGAGGAGATTAAATAG